The Ascaphus truei isolate aAscTru1 unplaced genomic scaffold, aAscTru1.hap1 HAP1_SCAFFOLD_312, whole genome shotgun sequence genomic sequence TCATCATGTCGGTAATTAAAGTTCACCccaagttatatatacagtaggtgcctttatggTATTAAATATTGATTTGCTTTCTGCAGTGTCGTATCAAACGCATTACTGTTTCTAATGACAGAACTGACACCTCCACATACATGGACTTAATTATACATTACTTTACAAATGAAGAGAACTATTATCATAAACAATGAAAGTGACTTAGAATGGAGatagaaatataataaaaacatgtcCTGCAGGAAATGTGAAATACTATAACGCTTTTTTGATGCTGTGGGTGGCtctgaaaagagcctttgtgttgggTATGTGGGGATCTCTGCTCCTGGTCTCGGGGGTGAAGCTCACTTGCTGTTCTTGGCCGGCTTGTGGCTCTCGGTTTTCTTGGGCAGTAGCACGGCCTGGATGTTGGGCAGGACACCCCCCTGAGCGATGGTGACCCCTCCGAGCAGCCTGTTCAGCTCCTCGTCGTTCCGCACAGCGAGCTGCAGGTGCCGGGGGATGATGCGGGACTTCTTATTGTCCCGGGCGGCGTTACCGGCCAACTCCAGGATCTCAGCGGTCAGATACTCCAGCACTGCGGCCAAATAGACCGGGGCTCCGGCCCCCACACGCTGAGCATAATTTCCCTTCCGAAGCAGCCTGTGCACACGGCCGACTGGGAACTGCAGCCCAGCCCGAGATGAGCGAGTCTTGGCCTTAGCGCGAGTTTTCCCGCCTTGTTTGCCTCTTCCAGACATCGTGTATCACTCAGACAGCAGCTCAGGTAACAGGAGCAGTGACAAACCCCGCCCCCTGTGCCCTTATTTATACACGCAGACAGCAGCTGAACTCCTCTGTGATTGGTCAGTTTTGAAAACAGCCAATCAGTTCCATAATCCTGTAACCACCAATCATCTAATTTGAAAGAAAACTGATGATGTCATAAACGGTCACATGAGAAAGTCAGCCAATAGACGAACAGAATGCTGGGGCTGCTAGTTTGCATAGGACTCCTATAAATAGAGCTGCTGGGGGTTTAGGTGACATTGTTTCTCTGCTGTTTGGAGAAGAAGCATCGCCCGACATGCCTGAACCAGCCAAGTCTGCGCCAGCGGCCAAGAAGGGCTCTAAGAAAGCCGTGACCAAGACCCAAAAGAAGGATGGGAAGAAGCGTAGGAAGAGCAGGAAGGAAAGTTACGCGATCTACGTGTACAAAGTGCTGAAGCAGGTTCACCCTGACACCGGCATCTCCTCCAAGGCCATGGGCATCatgaactcctttgtgaatgaTATCTTCGAGCGCATCGCAGGGGAATCGTCCCGTCTGGCTCATTACAACAAGCGCTCGACCATCACTTCCCGGGAGATCCAGACCGCTGTGCGCCTGCTGCTGCCGGGAGAGCTGGCCAAGCACGCCGTGTCCGAGGGCACCAAGGCGGTCACCAAGTACACCAGCGCCAAGTAACCCCGATCTCATCACTGACCcacaaacacaaaggctcttctaAGAGCCACCCACTTTATCACTATAAGAGATATGCTCATATGTCATCTGTGTTCGAGATAAAAGGGAAGTGTTCTATTATACATTGCAATTTCTCAGTTATTTGCTTTTGTagctattatatattataaagtatcttatgtgatgtatttttagcTCTTTCTGGCTTCCTACCCAGCCACGTGTTTGCTGcacttgtgttgttttgttagtAAGAGGCGGGAGAACCGCAGACAAAGTGACAATCGCCGAGAATCCCCTTCAGATAATCTGCAGGTCACACACATCCCACAGGGTGGCGCTGCTGTGTTAGTAATGTAGTTCGTGCTCGGGAAGTAGGAtttggggttaataacctgcgatTATTTTCCCTCATTTACTTTTTTTGAGCCTCACTAAAATACAGATTATATGTGCACGTGTCAGAATAAGTGTGCATGAAATGatgccctcacacccgcatggtaTATAACGCATCTGATCGGGGGAAAATCCTAGTGCAGTTTGGGATTAGTAACAGACCATGCAATCCGTGTTTGCCACATGCGTTAGATACGAGCACATGCATTTGCATTATCAAAATTGGCCTTTTATAGTTTGTCGCacattttttattccatttacataaatataacaagtgatatttcttattgtcctgttGGGTTGGACATTAATTTAGAAATCGGTCAAATCTGCATTAAATAGGCTGGGAGGTGTTACATTAAAGGCTTCTATTGTCACCTTGTTCAATCTGTTatcagggattgcacctttttagtATAAAAACAAGGCTGAGCAACATGTGTTTCCTCAGATTTCAGTAGCAGTTGATGTGGTTTTGTGATAACTTGTCAGAACTCTAAATCGCAAATATTTATCACgtcctgttttttttaatcctaaaaccacacaaaaaaaaagcaacacaaatATACAGAGAAGGTAAAAAGGGCCAAAGGATTTAATATCTGCCattcacacacagaccacacggtGGCGGTATTGCTTTGGTACTAACGTGTATCCCGGAGACCTGGATTTCTCACGTGATCTGAATCAGGTTTCACCCCCAGATAGTTCTGTGACACACTGCACGTTGTGTGGCTTCCCTTAATAGAATTGGTGTGAATTAAGTCCAAATCAATAGGACTCTGACATTGCTGCATCATTCTTGATACATTTAGGTTTAATCCCTTGAATAGCCCATAATGTAATGAAAAACATTGAGTAAAATCCTGAATTTGCAAAATGATAACTGAGCAAAACACATGTACAGGTGCTGAGACTGCCAGAGATGCCACATTCCCCATAACATCTATAGAGGGAGAAAGGCAGCAAAACACAAATGTATCACTCGCATTAATAAGAAACACTTGGGCTGTTCCTTCACTATCCCAACATCACTTGTGACATTTTTACATCTATTCAATTACTGTCTCTATTCTAAATCCAAGCTCCGTAATATTCATTCAAAGATCCCATGTTATTCCagtcacatttttttgcacagttTGGTTGCCTCATTCCTCTGCCCTTAGTTATCATTACACTCAATGGGATCTGCCCAAAGTAATCATGGCCGCCGAGTGCATCATCTATCATCTCTATGGTGACCGAGACTCTTGATAATGGGCATGCGCAGTAAGGTCTCCATTGCAATACATTACTATGCATGTCCCTGACTCCCAGCTTCACTTCCCCGGAACTACATCTCCCGTGATCCCCCGCGCACCGGGCTTTAGTTCGGAGGCTGCACGGTGGGTGAATGTGGTTCATGTAATAAGACGGAGGAGCAAGAGGAGAAGCAGCGGCGGCCATGTACCTAGCGCTGtgcggagggggtgggaggaggtggggtaagGGCTCTGTGATAGCTTTCTATGTGACCTAATAGTTTAATGTCATCCATCATTGTCAGGAGGATAATGATTTCTCTGCTAATTAGTCTCCACAAATCCCCCACTGTAAGGTGATCCTGGTTAGGCAGCTTATCCCATCATCGTCACTACAGACACATAATGGTGAGATGGAGAAGTGAATGGACTCATTATACAAATCTGTTATCTGAGATGTAGGTTTtgcctttttatttatatttatttttatttatatattacattttattttgaattcctCAATGTTTCCTCTTATGGAGAAACATTGACATAACATCGTATTTGAAACCACTTAGAAAACTCTTATTTTTATAGCAGCTGTTTATCCTTAATCACAGCAACATTGGGGAGTAGCACAACCATAAACTAGGAACCTGCGGGTGTGcaaaatatctccccctccccaccccaaaatagtgggttttaaaaactcccaataacacgtttctaTTTAATTTTCCATTGTCTAGGAAACGTAACCTTGAGAAACGAGATGCCAACGGTCTACTGTGCATGCAAAGCCCAGGAGAGAAACAGACGCACTCCCAGGAAAAGATCCGGCCCTCATCTCACAGCTGGTCCTGGGGAGGTGAATATTatttgcaggttgtgatatcagtcacaggagacaaggaCACTTAAcatcgggaacacacacacacacacacacattttgaacgAGGTCGACAGACGGCGCTACCCACAGTTTAGGCACAAACTCACCCAAACAGGGAATCCTTTCTCAACTAGGTGCCAGGCGCCGCTTCCAAGTCTGACCCGGGAGGCTTCCACGCTCCGTCCGCTGTGGGTAGCGCAGTAATCCAGGGATGATATTTGCACTATAGCAAGTTCAAATCGCCTGCTCGCCTCCACTTACACGCCTCACTTTGGTTTATCTCCGGCACAAACCTCGGATGGCATAGTAATGAGAAATTGGCAGCTCTttacagggtatatttcacagaacatgtatatgcatttagcatagggacctgcttttgagacttaccttgacgttggttaccaagcttggcattatttgataaaaggatgtaaccaaaagtctcctttgtcttatagatttagttttcactatgtatatttatttccccatttattgctacccATTGATTGAAGTGCAGGAGTAACTTTCTGTCTTTACATAGGTTACCTGTCTTAATAGCAAAGCATGGAAGACGGGGTGCTGACTAATCACCGAGCAGAGGCTCGTCTGATTAGCCAATCCGGGACACAGGAGGTGACTGTGCCCCTAAGACACCCCACAGAGGTGGGTTTGAAGAggtgtgggaaattcaaactgacaaGTAGAAATTGTACCTACGGGGCTTATACCCAGCAACGGTTCCCCAAGACAACCCAATATATCCCTCAGAGATAGGCGCCTCAGAATCTGGACTGAACAATAGCGCCACTCGGTAAGACATTGTTCCCCAGACCTGAGTCAGCGCTCCTCCCCACTCCtaacaatggctggggcacttcCCCACCCACATTCCTGATAGCAGgaccctatctctgtgtgtgcaggcTCGCTGAGTGATTACCAGCCCTGCACACATGGGCAGCAGCAAAACATACTCATTCTAATCAGGGAGGTACATAAACCCAATCACATTATTCTCTGGGATACTGGGTTAACCCCCTGAGGATCCCTTAAGATAGGTAGGGACAATGGGttaacctttattaatatgaTCCCCATTGGCCCATCTTTTAATCATTGTCTTATAATAGGAAATTAGCAATTACACCAGACAGAATaaggcacaggggagaggaataTACACTGGCGATAATTGTGCTATGCTAAAACAATGATGTGGTAAATTATGGTACAATGCACAGTTATGAAAAGTTTGAGCTATCATTACATATCCTTATAGGAAATGTAGGATTATGTTGCAAAGTTACCACACTTCTTCATGCCtcagaaatctaaaaaaaaactataggAGGTGCATAGAAACTACAATAATAAGCAGGATAGTGGTATAATTGGAAGTATGTCTCCCTGAATGCCCTTCAACAAACAAATATAAGTCTCACCTAATGCACAATTACAATGTTGTTTTGGTTCAGTCTCCATAATAGGCCATAGGGGACTTTCGGTGTCATGTAATATGCCCCACTTGTTGAAGTATCTTGAGCTGTTCTGAGTTCAAAAAGTATTTGTCTGCATTATAACAGTTGTGATCAAGCTCTTGGAATGTCCATACCCCTTGGACGTATTGTCGTCTCTCTGACAGGGTAATGAAGCTTGTATGTAATATAACACATTCATTATAAATGGCATTTATAATTGAAGGTGTGCTGCTGAAGATTACACGGTCTACCGGCAATACTCAACCTCCATTGTGGAAGTCAACAAGCATTACCAGTGCTACTACAAATAGGGGTCAGCAGCTCTCGGCAGACAGGAAACAATTGGTTGCCAAATCGGCATTGCATGGTGTCTGTGAGTATGCCTCAATACAACTGTATCTGTGTATGATGTGCATCTGTAACATAGTTGGCTGACCACTGGGATATGGAAATCTATGCCACACTttacttgctgcattgcacataaACCTTATTTACCTCTGTCTGAGAGACGACACCCAGTT encodes the following:
- the LOC142483247 gene encoding histone H2A type 2-B-like, whose protein sequence is MSGRGKQGGKTRAKAKTRSSRAGLQFPVGRVHRLLRKGNYAQRVGAGAPVYLAAVLEYLTAEILELAGNAARDNKKSRIIPRHLQLAVRNDEELNRLLGGVTIAQGGVLPNIQAVLLPKKTESHKPAKNSK
- the LOC142483262 gene encoding histone H2B 1.1-like encodes the protein MPEPAKSAPAAKKGSKKAVTKTQKKDGKKRRKSRKESYAIYVYKVLKQVHPDTGISSKAMGIMNSFVNDIFERIAGESSRLAHYNKRSTITSREIQTAVRLLLPGELAKHAVSEGTKAVTKYTSAK